The Gossypium hirsutum isolate 1008001.06 chromosome D03, Gossypium_hirsutum_v2.1, whole genome shotgun sequence genomic interval TTATTAATAGGTAAGCTCGAATtcgattaaatatttaatatttaatatttaatatttaaaagtttttattttgaaattataaataatattgatATTTAAATTCGATATCGCTTATATGTGCCGTACATATAGAGatgaagtttaaaaattttaaaagtattaaaatgtaattttatcattatattaacttaaatttcaataatttttaaggagtttaaactataaatttactattttaggaccaaatttgaattataattttttgttgagggcaaaaaatagaattttaccgTCATATAAAATACCAATTTTGGTGGTGCCGGCCGCCTCAGTACGATGTTtatgcaaaatattttaaatttaaagagttttattgattgaactaataataatattttttttcaaaaaagaattAATGTAATATATTcatctaacttgaaaaaaaattataccatttcttaaaattttagttatacaaaaaactaattaaaaaatataacaataaattaAACTCCAAaaagattaattataaaattacctattagaaattaaaattttaaaaaatatattcattttaataacaCGTATAATTATCAATGTATAAGAATGCAAATTATACAATTTATTCTATCAATCAAGTAGCATATAATGTTATTGCCAGggctcaaaataaaattttaccatcGTATATCTTAAGATTTTACAATTTCTAAAAGGGTTAAACCATAAATGTTACCATTTTTGGAggctaaaattgaattataatttttttagagctaaaatgtaattttaggggctaaagttaaaatttactattttaggggGCAAGTCCCTTTCCTACCCCTTGATGTCATCTttgcatatatttttttttattttaaatagcaTGTATAGTAgtctaattatgaatttcatctctctaatttatcaaattttggtCCTCGTACTTTATCAAAATTGAGAGGTTAgtccaattgttttttttttctttttgaaagttAGTCTAATTGTTGATAAACACATGGACTTTAATTGTTAACATTTGCTAGTTTGTagcaaataaattattgaattattgaattatgtTAATTTCCTGCATATAAATAGTTGAACCGTTGATTGCCAGAATAGCAATTTAACGAAATGGATTAATAGTATTATCCAATTGGactaactttttaattttaaaacaaaactcaaaccaattaaaattgaaaacccaacctttttgtaaaagatttaaaataaaattgatataataattaaatacgactttgattgaaatggtaaaactgggttattaaaattcattatgttTTGGGTTTGAATTCCATCACGTGCAAATATTATTTTTGTAGATTTTACATGAAAAGACCAAATTGCCCTTAGAATAATATCTTTTACTTTGTAAAATTAAAGGACATTTAACAAATTCTCCATTGAATTGGGACCTGTTCGAAGGGGGACACCAActcaacaagaaataaaaaaaaaatgaaacaatgaaACCTCTCAAGGATAAATATACAAAGTTTAAACACTCACAATGCAATCAAGTACTTGTACAATGAATAACAATAAACCTAACTAGTGTTTTTGAAAGAGAAACGGGTATAACAAATGAAAGATTGgatttttattcttttctctttgtaagcTTGTTTCTTGTCTTTATTGGAGTGTTTTTGGACCCTATTTATACTCTATCATTGATATGTAATTGTTCGGAGTTGTTGGATAGAGTTTCTAGCTGTTGATGGTATGGAATTCACGCATCAATAATAGCTTGCAAGCATAGGTATTGGTATCCTAAAAGGTGGTACCGACACCTTACAAAAAAATAGTCATAAAAAATACCGAACCTTCAAGGTAAGTATCAATCCCTCATGAACAAGTATCGATATCTTGCTCCccctgttttaaaattttgaacactGACTTCTAATGTATCGATACTTAGGGTCTGTGTATTACTTGGGGTTAGGTATCAATACTTTACCCCTCTTTAAAGTGTTTTTGGCTACTAACTTACAATGTATCGATACATAAAACTTGGGTATCAAATACCTAAGAACAAATTCCCGAGTATCAATACCTTGATGTATGATATCAATTCCTAGCCATTGAAAAGCTTGGAAACACTTTAAATCAATTTGGAAAGGCATTGGGAGTactcaaaaacattttttaaaggtTCAAAGCATTTTATAAAacatgtttttgaatttttgtaacaCTTGAAAATGCTTTAATGGTGATTacattaattttcatgttttgattaagagattgaaatttattatatattagaaCACTTTAAAAATCAAAGCTAACAGAGAGGATTTTCTTTCAAATGCTCAAAAGAAAACGGATCAAAAAATCTCGCCGCACACTTGCCGGCAAACTTCATACACTTGTGCTTGGGATAATTTTTAGATACATGACTACAATGACAACAACTTTAACTACCACGAACATAGGCACCAAACACAATGTTCGTTGCATCTTAGTATACTCTATTAGGTAAATTAAACTAGATGTGTAAAGAAGAAAAAGATTTTTTTAGCTATAGTTGAAGGGCTAAATCTAGTATAAACTTGTTAATTAACATGTCCCGTTATCAGTTCTTGAggtattaataaataacatgaataaccatattgtaaaatttttcattatttgGTAGTTAAAAGAAAAACTTATTCATAATTTACTAACCAAATATGTAGTTACCCTATTTTAAAACTAGAAATTATATCATGATTTCACCCGTTAATTGATTGAGACTCACTAATTAGTTTTAGGTCAGGtcaatttagattttaaaattttaagtcagttcTATTTGAGTTATTTCGTGTTCAAGTCAATTTTGTATTTGTTTCGTTTcagattcaaatattattttattaaataagaattataatttttgtacaaaattaattacaaatttttatcTTTAAATAAGAAATGTTgtattccttttctttttctagctTTATTTGTGTTATTAATGCAAAAAAATCCCAAAAGACCTTTTTGCCCTTACCAACTATTGCTATTAATGAATATATACTAATGATTAGGTAGGGTAATTTTGTCATTTCAACATATTGAAGGATGGTGGTAGTTTGGATCATTGAAATGACTTTGTACTGAccttatctttattttattccGTAGTTTGCTTTGGTTCCCAAAGGACGCCATTTTAAATTACAATAATACCCTACTTTTCAAcacaattttattaaataattattttcatatattaaaaataaaattatttttttaaaaaaaatccatggaTAGTgaaataaactatacttattttatgtttaaaaaatgtcaacttgtgttgaatgattttttagctaaataaaaagaaaatctaGATAGtggttatttttgtaatttgataataatgtaataaattaaaactcaagtctatgtttttttctttctatttttttttgttttataaaaaaaaatctaattcctactttgtttttaaattttacaagcaatatcaataaaataatatttttaaactctGTGTGTTGATGATTAAAGTGTTCATCATCCCAAGTGTATAGGttatttaattctatataataaatcaaattataatacatcattaatgaattttaaaattaaattcacttaattttcttttaatttgacgACATAATTTATTTCGCTTgcaatatataatttattcactttcAATACATCAAATAATAATTCTCAATTGCGTTAACTCAATTTACGTTATTTAACCACATATTATCTTTGGATTTAAGGTTTTTGAGATTATGGGATAAAAATATCATGGAAGTACTTGTATTAGAAGTCGAATTGCATTTTGTCCCGTTCATTgaaaaagggtaaattagtatttgtatgttagatcaaagaacaaattgATCTTTCTGTCAAAAATGCTATTCATTTTTATCATTAAAACCTAGTTTTTGTTCGTCAGCATGAGGAACATGTGGCATGTCACGTGTCATTGTCTGATTATTCCATCAGTTACCTAACTTTTAATTGTACAAGTGGAACGGACAAAATACAATCTGATCcctaatacatacatatatatactctattagcaaatatttttcattataaaatgtttttttaaaattaatttttttcattatagCAAACTTTTCCCCTCATTTCTGATATTTTTCTCCTCTGGGTCTATTTCTTCATGTTTTCTcgagaaaaaaaataagattatcatttctttttcttccttattatttgattcttttttactGTCATTATTTTGcagcctatatatatatataaaataaagaaaagggtcACTGCTACAAAGGAGAGGTAAGAAAAGGAGAGAAAGAGACGACAGACACAGGCAAACACACACACATAGACATATACagcaagaaaagaaaggaaaagaaaaggaggGAATTGAAGAAAGCTTTCAATACCTTAGAAGAGAAAAGGATGTCTTAAGAGCTCTCTCTTTTACATATCCTTTCATTCTCTGCAACTCTCTAACAAGGTCTGCTGTCtccctatatatatacatacactcaCTCTCTCACACATATACAcctctttaatatatataatgaagAAAATGATTAATAAACAAAAACccatttcttttcttgttttttttttatgttgttcATGATTAATAACAAGATGGGGTGTTCTTTGTTTTTGGATCCATAATTGAGCAGAGATGGtatagatgatgatgatgaagaagaaggcTTGTTGATATATGATTCTAAAGAAATTCTATGGCTTCCCAAGGTTaccatcaccaccaccaccaccaccaccaccatcaaGCAGCTGCTGGTATCTTCAGTTTCTCAAATGGGTTCGAGAGATCAGCCATAAACCACCAAGAACAGCAGCAGCAGCTGGTACAACAGATCCGGAGAGATAAGTTAAGGATTCAAGGGTTtgaaccaccaccaccaccattagtagggattgaagaagaagaatcaAATGCTTTACCTGTTTATGAACCAACAGGTATGTTATCATCGgaaatgttttattttccttCAAGTGTGACAGTGACCGCCGCTTCCACCGAGTTATTAGACCAGTCTTTGCAAGCTAATTATCGAGGACAGTTAGGTGAATCAAAGAACCACCGTGATAGTTTAGCTCAACAACAACAGTTGCCAAGTATTAATGCTGATTCAGCAGCTGCCATGCATCTTTTCTTGATGAACCCACAAACAAGGTCACCTTCCCCTCCACCACCACAACCACAACCACCACCACCAGGGTTTCATGGAGGTGCTTTTCCACCTCAATTCACTTGGGTTCCTGATAATTCCCATGAAGGAGGCCATGGCCAAGGCCAAGGCCTTTCACTATCTTTATCATCTTTACAACACTTGGAAGCAGCCAAATTGTATTATAACCAAGGAGGTGCTGCTGGTGGTGCTGATGGTGGTGGTAGTTCTTCTGCTACAGCTACAGCGCAATTTCAATACAAGCATGACCATCATTCTCCTCATCAGCCACTTGGATTGGTTCAAAACCATCAATTTCATGTAGGGTACAATTCATCATTGGGAATGGTCAATGTATTAAGGAACTCAAAGTACACCAAACCAGCTCAAGAACTATTAGAAGAATTCTGCAGTGTGGGTAGCGGTCGATTCAAGAAGAAAAAACTTGGTAAAAataacataaaccctagctctaATCCAAGCAATGATGGAACAACAACCAATGGTTCATCTTCATCAACAAAGGATCTTCCTCCATTTTCAGCTTCTGATAGAATTGAACATCAAAGAAGGAAGGTCAAACTTTTATCCATGCTTGATGAGGCATGTATTCTCTAATCTATTTTCCTCTCTCTCCTTCAATAGTCAATGACCAAATGCTAGAGCACAAAGCCGGCTATGGTGCAAAAGGGTACTCAAATAGGATCTAGTTGGTAGGGtttgatttatttgatttttctattCCAAAAATCTAGGGGTCTATATTAGTTTTGGTGGGATGTTCCTTTTGATTTGAAAGTTTACTATTTTcccaccatatatatatatataaacttatgaACATCCCATCCATACCATAATATCACAtcttaatattataatttgttttattaGGTGTTTAGATTGCATTTTATTATTTCTGATAACAAAAAgagtaaattagtttttatacatTAATCAAAGAGATAAGTTAATCTTTTCtgttgaaaatttcattcatttttgctGTTAAAAACTAGCATGACAAATAAAATAACTAGACATCGACATGTGATGTGCCATGTATACCTTATGCTAACATATatggaccaatttttaatagtaaaaataaataaaatttactctttaatctgaTGTATAATGACTAATTTGCTCATATTTTGAGTAAATGGAGACAAAATATAATCTGACTCTTAGTACAAGTTTTTCCATGatatttttaaccttatttactCTTGTTAAAAGGGGGGTAAGGCACAAAGATATCACCACCATTAACAATCATTACAAAACATTATTAACAATGGTTTTTCTTGTTCTTGTTGTAGGTGGATAGGAGATACAACCATTACTGTGAACAAATGCAAACAATAGTAAACTCATTTGATCTAGTAATGGGTTATGGTGCAGCAATACCATACACAGCTCTTGCTCAAAAAGCAATGTCAAGACATTTTAGGTGTTTAAAAGATGCTATATCAAGCCAATTGAAACACAGTTGTGAACTGTTAGGTGAAAAAGATGGAGTTGGAACATCAGGCATAACTAAAGGAGAAACACCAAGGTTAAGGATGTTAGAACAAAGTTTAAGACAACAAAAAGCATTTCATCAAATAGGAATGATGGAACATGAAGCTTGGAGACCACAAAGAGGCTTGCCTGAACGATCTGTCAACATATTAAGAGCTTGGCTTTTCGAACATTTTTTACACCCGTACGTTCTTTTGACCCCTATTATCTGACATATATTATATAGGTTAACAATAGAATCTGCATCATTGGTAATtgagtgtgtatatatatatgacaaaatGAAACATTTTATTTAGCTCACGAAATCCAAGTATATCCTTGGGATGAATAATAAAAAGCTGTTTATATGTCACTCAGTGATCCCCAAAAATTcgttatttcaaaaaaaaaaaaagagtcaactTTATTATAGCTTTGTATCACAGATGACACCTTATTATCGGATTGCATTTTATCCTTGAGTAAGGAGCAGAGAAGGTGTTGGTAGTGGTATTCGTCTCcctgaaaatatatatattttatataagtgTTTTAGTTTTTAAGTAATTACAAGTTAATATATagttaaaattatactttaactctctcaaaatttttattgatttttggtCTCTTCTAATACATTTTCCTGGCTTCACTCTTGCTTTTGTGACTCAAATATGTTAAgtcaaagagtaaattaatttttttattaaaatttttattatataggtATGGGTTATACATGACTAATTGTTTAATTATTCTATCAACTactataatttttaacaataaaaaaattgaagaaaaaacactatgatactttttgtttttgttactaagtgatatatgtgtgtgtgcaTGTAAGTAATAATGAGAGACATGTTGTACTGCAAAAGAAACAACTGGTGCTGGTTATGGTGATGATGTTTTACTATATATTAGATTCTGACGCCCATGCAtggtaaagaaaaaaaagaaaaaagagcatCTATGAGTCTCTTTATACGGCAAATGGAGTCTAATGTCTTTTTCTGGTCTATTTCTCAGGTACCCAAGTGATGCAGATAAGCATCTTTTAGCTCGACAGACTGGTTTATCGAGAAACCAGGTAATGCCCCTTCTTTTTCACTTtcacattatatatatacaccataAGTAAGTTTCACAAGGAGGGGGGGAGGGACTTTTGCatggatttgggtttttatttctCTGATGTTTTTTTTATTACCCATAGGATATAACATAGattctgagtttttttttttctgaaaatgaaAAGAGACAAGTACACAAATAGATGAAGACATGAAAGATTGCAGCTTTGAACatactctctctctctttctctccgTGTTGTGTTCTTCTTCTCCCTCATATCAATTACACTTTCAACTACACGATAAAAGTCACCATAAATACACCATTCCTTTTATTGTTTTTCtggttaagtgtttaattaacggggcataataatatataattcttAGTTTTGCATGGAAACGTGGGGTTGGAAAGTATGGTATATATATAGGTAAAAGTATTAAGTATTATATTgggagttaaattatattttgttttttttttatttaaaaataagtaaattattatCTATGTACTAAATTAAAGAGCAAAtcgatatttttattaaaaattttatctatttctattattataaatTGATTCTTATATATTGACATGAAGATCCGTTTATTCTGATCTAACAgagaattaatttatttattttttaattaaaagggCAAAGTATAATTTAACTAAGGGCTCCTATAAAAATTTTAgcgatatataatatatacatgaaagaCAAACACCTAATTCTAGACCCGtgtcttttataatttataacactGAAATAAATACAGTGATTCGAGGTCATTAATGGAGTCCCCCCTTTCCTTGCCTCGCCCTAATCATGACTGCTTTTTGGAGCTTTCTGTAAGGAAACAGACATCATTGAGCAACATGTGAGGAAAGATACAGCTAGTTGATCAACAGTCACCCCACCCCCACCAtaattatttattacttattgcTTATTATTTATTGCTCCTGTTTTAgtagttttatattttagtcaatCTTAAAACATTATATAGTCATtagattatttaaaaattttcatttaaatcattagGATGTTAAATCACTAATATATGGTCTTATCTGTTCATATTATTTGTATCTATTAAAagctttttttcaattttttttcatgaaatagctttaaccatcataaatttaaaaattaaaatttaaacagctTTTTTTCCATGAAATCAATTTAGATTTAATGTATATTCTTCTACTCGTTGATAGGTACTGATTCACTATACCAATCGAATCTTCGCTTAAAGCTCGTTAAATAGactttattcatataaaaaaaacttaacactGAATGGccagtaatttaaataaaataaaatattttgaaatttattaactCCCAGTGTAGTTTACCTTTTATCGATTTATTTTTGTAGGTATCAAATTGGTTCATAAATGCCAGGGTTAGGTTGTGGAAACCCATGGTGGAAGAGATGTACCAACAAGAGTCAAAAGAAGGAGGAGATAATAATAAAGGAACAAGGACCAACAACAATGCTGCACAGACATCAACCCCTTCAACCACAGCGGTCGGCGGGGCAGGTGGCTCATCACCACCCCCACAACCACCAGAAAACGACCCTTCACTCATTGGAACCAATACTACACAATGCTTCTCCGAAAACCAACTTACCAACACCGGTACGAGTACTACTAATACCTCCATCGCAACGGAGGTGACACCACCGGTTTCCGACTCGGATATCCACCAAAGACTATTAGCTGTCACCGATGACACATGTCATCGTGGCAGCAACACCATTGTTGGGACCATTACTGCTGGTAACACTGACATTGGTTCGACCCTAATAAGGTTTGGGACCACTGGGGGCGATGTGTCACTTACATTAGGGCTACGCCATGCTGGGAACATGCCCGATAAAGCTTCTTCTTTCTCAGTTACAGACTTTGGGGGctgttaatttttttcttcttccaaaTTACATATATTCCATAGCATTtctcttaaaatagaaaaaaaacaatataattccatcttgatttttttttgcttttgataaAAGTAGCATTAAGTTAGCTAGATAATGTATTTggtcattattataattatatagtAATTTGCCTCTTCTATATAACGATAGATTATCCTATCTGTATTTATATATGTGTGGGGGAAGGTCCACTTTGATACTCATTATTATTGACCCATAATTTGATTGGATTCGAGTCAAGTTTTACACGGTTCGCACTTTAAGCTCACGTGACATTATGAGTTTGCACATGAGACTGCACGATGTGGGTTCGCACGCCATTACATAGGTGAACCCTCATCGTATAAACACGTGTTAGACCTAGAGTAGGGTACATGTTGACATGTATGGAACTTACCTATGACATCACATCTGTGTACAGtaaccatatcatataaatatacagcTTCACCATCTAAATGACACACAGAAACACTCAACACTTATATCAGTGTAAAATTACTCTTTCATATATTTGTGTACAATTCATATTTTAATGATCCAACCGTCATATTTCATATTCTATTTATATAgatcatgcatgtcaaatttaacgtaaattaaaattttctaactatttattttatataaaaacactGTCAActgtttaataaatattaatatatacaatactTTAGATTGATATGATAGATATCGAATCAATTCAACAATTATAATGCATGACAattataattacatcaaaatttaATGGTTGGATCGTTAAAATATTTATCGTACAAAGAGATATGAAAGGGTGTAAAACTACTTTAATTTTTCATCGATGCAAGTGAATCCATCCCCATATATACATCAACAGCTAGCTTGTACATATATGGGTTAAAGTTCAATACAAGTCCCCGTACCATATCAAAAAGTCCATTTTAACCCCTATACTTTTAAAAAGATGACATTTTAATCCCTGCACATAAACTTTTTCGTTAATAGAATGACatgacattaaaaaaaaaactcgcTCGTTTTGTAAATAAATGGTAGCTAGTGTGGaccaaattacaaataatttaaacaCGATAATTACATGAAAAAAACAGATAAAATAGAAAACAATTTGGGGTAAAACCAAATCAATTTCTCACCTTTACTCATTCTTCAAAAGTGttgtttaactttttaatttaattcaatattcgATTTAATGCATGTCAGTTActcttaaaacatattttttcattaacaataaaattattatgCAAGAATTAAAATGTCAActtcattaaaatatttgtttaatagTAGAGggatgaaaatattaaaaaagaaacctTTGAGATTATATATTATAGAGAAGTGAAAGCAACTAATCAATGAGTGAAATAAGTGCAATATATATACAATCATGTGGTAGAACTGAATGCTACGGATTGCAAATGATGAACGTGAATTTAAGGCACGTTAAATTTGGTCACCTTAGTTAGGTGTATGAACATTGAGTGTATTAagtatttgatatttaaatattttatccaatttcttttattttgtatgatatatatataatataaaataagagCTAGGAGGCAAATTCTTTCACTCATGCTTCAAAATTTAACGAAATTACATGTCTTCCAAAAATCCTATTTTTCGAATGTTAAATTAGCTCAATAGGCTATTTTTAGgctgttttaaaatttaattagaaaaataggTCTTTTTTAGGAGAGAGAAAGTGGAAGTGCATCCAGCTAGGTGCAAGAAATTTGCATTGCAATCTCGTAATTCTTCCCCAAGTCGATCCACTGACTTTCCTCCTGATTTTGGTTTGTAACTCATGTTATGCAGTGCATGACTCACTTTCCTCCTGATTTTGGTTTGTAACATTTTTCAGTGACGGGATTGttggaaaaatgggtttggaaaacgcagcagaaaataaatttaaggaaaaatcatagttttaaattttttttcaaaataagatcttggttgtgatatctaaagtaataaacacttaatcaaaattgtatattttcgattcatctaggatgagtgcttcgaccgagtagttttctctgctatcctcaagctcacgtttgTCAAGTGTGAGCTCCCttcaaatcagaaaatttttcacaaaaattacccgACCGGCAACCTGAGCCGGTTTGGTC includes:
- the LOC107909360 gene encoding BEL1-like homeodomain protein 4 → MASQGYHHHHHHHHHHQAAAGIFSFSNGFERSAINHQEQQQQLVQQIRRDKLRIQGFEPPPPPLVGIEEEESNALPVYEPTGMLSSEMFYFPSSVTVTAASTELLDQSLQANYRGQLGESKNHRDSLAQQQQLPSINADSAAAMHLFLMNPQTRSPSPPPPQPQPPPPGFHGGAFPPQFTWVPDNSHEGGHGQGQGLSLSLSSLQHLEAAKLYYNQGGAAGGADGGGSSSATATAQFQYKHDHHSPHQPLGLVQNHQFHVGYNSSLGMVNVLRNSKYTKPAQELLEEFCSVGSGRFKKKKLGKNNINPSSNPSNDGTTTNGSSSSTKDLPPFSASDRIEHQRRKVKLLSMLDEVDRRYNHYCEQMQTIVNSFDLVMGYGAAIPYTALAQKAMSRHFRCLKDAISSQLKHSCELLGEKDGVGTSGITKGETPRLRMLEQSLRQQKAFHQIGMMEHEAWRPQRGLPERSVNILRAWLFEHFLHPYPSDADKHLLARQTGLSRNQVSNWFINARVRLWKPMVEEMYQQESKEGGDNNKGTRTNNNAAQTSTPSTTAVGGAGGSSPPPQPPENDPSLIGTNTTQCFSENQLTNTGTSTTNTSIATEVTPPVSDSDIHQRLLAVTDDTCHRGSNTIVGTITAGNTDIGSTLIRFGTTGGDVSLTLGLRHAGNMPDKASSFSVTDFGGC